A region from the Vicia villosa cultivar HV-30 ecotype Madison, WI linkage group LG3, Vvil1.0, whole genome shotgun sequence genome encodes:
- the LOC131658372 gene encoding uncharacterized protein LOC131658372 translates to MQQMQQQNQMMMQMMQGMQRQQPPAPVPVPQAPTGPDFCAFFRMDPPEFAGGLDPVVAHDWLASMERIFQEIQCNEEEKVIFATQKMKGPALRWWNTASTYFTTQEIPKDWHHFKAAFLEKYFPNSVRTQREREFQNFKQGNLSVSEYAEKFEDIADYSRQAVYAPDELWKIDQFLMGLRADIAHSVSQREFTTYAECLRQCYVAENSLKRVQEERNQNRTNFREQGRSGQHLKPRNSPSKKKQGYGDQSNRHPYCDKCKRRHPGDCKPT, encoded by the coding sequence ATGCAACAGATGCAGCAGCAGAAtcagatgatgatgcagatgatgcAAGGTATGCAGCGACAACAACCTCCTGCTCCAGTTCCcgttcctcaagctccaacaggGCCAGATTTTTGTGCTTTCTTCAGAATGGATCCTCCAGAGTTTGCAGGTGGCTTAGACCCGGTGGTAGCTCATGATTGGTTGGCTAGTATGGAAAGGATATTCCAGGAAATCCAGtgtaatgaagaagagaaagtgatCTTTGCTACGCAAAAGATGAAAGGACCggctcttaggtggtggaataCCGCGTCTACCTATTTCACTACCCAAGAGATCCCTAAGGACTGGCATCATTTCAAGGCGGCATTTCTGGAGAAGTATTTTCCTAACAGTGTTCGGACCCAGAGAGAAAGAGAGTTCCAGAACTTCAAGCAAGGCAACTTGTCAGTTTCTGagtatgctgagaagtttgaagaCATAGCTGATTACTCACGACAGGCTGTCTATGCCCCTGATGAGTTATGGAAGATTGATCAATTCTTGATGGGTTTGCGGGCTGATATTGctcatagtgtgtcccagagggagttcactacttatgcTGAATGTTTGAGACAATGCTATGTTGCGGAGAATAGTTTGAAGAGGGTTCAAGAGGAGAGGAACCAGAATAGAACTAATTTCAGAGAGCAAGGAAGATCGGGCCAGCACCTAAAGCCCCGTAACTCTCCATCAAAGAAGAAGCAAGGCTATGGTGACCAATCTAATCGACACCCTTATTGTGACAAATGCAAAAGAAGACACCCTGGGGATTGCAAGCCCACTTAA